From the Streptomyces nigrescens genome, one window contains:
- the hpt gene encoding hypoxanthine phosphoribosyltransferase codes for MGSDLQSVLISKEEIDAKLAELAAKIDAEYAGKDLLIVGVLKGAVMVMADLARALSTPVTMDWMAVSSYGAGTQSSGVVRILKDLDTDIKGKHVLIVEDIIDSGLTLSWLLSNLGSREPASLEVCTLLRKPDAAKVAIDVKWIGFDIPNEFVVGYGLDFAEKYRNLPFVGTLAPHVYGG; via the coding sequence ATGGGTTCCGACCTTCAGTCGGTACTCATCAGCAAGGAAGAGATCGACGCGAAGCTGGCGGAGCTGGCCGCGAAGATCGACGCGGAGTACGCGGGCAAGGACCTGCTCATCGTCGGCGTCCTCAAGGGCGCCGTGATGGTGATGGCGGACCTGGCGCGCGCGCTGTCCACCCCCGTCACGATGGACTGGATGGCCGTGTCGTCGTACGGCGCGGGCACCCAGTCCTCCGGTGTGGTCCGCATCCTCAAGGACCTCGACACCGACATCAAGGGCAAGCACGTCCTGATCGTCGAGGACATCATCGACTCCGGTCTGACGCTGTCCTGGCTGCTGTCGAACCTCGGCTCGCGCGAGCCGGCCTCGCTGGAGGTCTGCACGCTGCTGCGCAAGCCGGACGCGGCCAAGGTCGCCATCGACGTGAAGTGGATCGGCTTCGACATTCCCAACGAGTTCGTCGTCGGGTACGGACTCGACTTCGCGGAGAAGTACCGCAATCTGCCGTTCGTCGGTACTCTCGCGCCGCACGTCTACGGCGGCTGA
- the tilS gene encoding tRNA lysidine(34) synthetase TilS, translating into MGPHPAVAAIRLAVRRVLHDVLNHHCAQDRHEPPLVLVACSGGADSMALASALAFEAPKLGVRAGGVTIDHGLQEGSDLRAAEVVLRLRALGLDPVEAVAVDVGEPNKVAHGTAYRGSGSRPSGGPEAAARDARYAALDAVAERYGATAVLLGHTRDDQAETVLLGLARGSGTRSLSGMAATSGRDGRYRRPFLDVDRQTARKACLIQALPVWDDPHNADPAYTRSRLRHEGLPALEKALGKGVVEALARTAQLSRDDADALDAWAADAEGSVLDDSGSLDIAALFALPPAVRRRVLRRAVIGAGSPAGSLFARHIEEVDRLITAWRGQGAINLPGRVGVRRQGGRLVIRQG; encoded by the coding sequence ATGGGTCCCCATCCAGCGGTCGCCGCGATACGCCTGGCGGTCCGCCGCGTACTCCACGACGTGCTCAACCACCACTGCGCGCAGGACCGGCACGAGCCCCCGCTCGTGCTCGTCGCGTGCTCCGGCGGCGCCGATTCCATGGCGCTCGCCTCCGCCCTCGCCTTCGAGGCCCCCAAGCTGGGGGTCCGTGCCGGGGGCGTCACCATCGACCACGGCCTCCAGGAGGGCTCGGACCTCCGCGCCGCCGAGGTCGTCCTGCGGCTGCGGGCCCTGGGGCTGGATCCCGTAGAGGCCGTCGCCGTCGACGTGGGCGAACCGAACAAGGTGGCGCACGGCACCGCGTACCGGGGGAGCGGCAGCCGCCCGTCCGGCGGCCCGGAAGCCGCCGCCCGTGACGCCCGCTACGCCGCCCTGGACGCCGTCGCCGAGCGCTATGGCGCCACCGCTGTCCTCCTCGGCCACACCCGCGACGACCAGGCGGAAACGGTGCTGCTCGGTCTCGCCCGCGGCTCCGGTACCCGCTCGCTCTCCGGTATGGCCGCGACCAGCGGCCGGGACGGGCGCTATCGCCGGCCCTTCCTCGACGTGGACCGCCAGACCGCCCGTAAGGCCTGTCTGATCCAGGCGCTGCCCGTCTGGGACGACCCGCACAACGCCGACCCCGCCTACACCCGCTCACGGCTGCGCCACGAAGGCCTGCCCGCCCTGGAGAAGGCGCTCGGCAAGGGCGTCGTCGAGGCGCTGGCCCGTACCGCCCAGCTCTCCCGCGACGACGCCGACGCCCTGGACGCCTGGGCCGCCGACGCCGAGGGTTCGGTGCTCGACGACAGCGGCTCCCTCGATATCGCCGCCCTGTTCGCGCTGCCCCCCGCGGTGCGCCGCCGGGTGCTGCGCCGGGCCGTCATCGGCGCCGGTTCCCCGGCCGGTTCGCTCTTCGCCCGCCACATCGAAGAAGTGGACCGGCTGATCACCGCCTGGAGGGGGCAGGGGGCCATCAACCTCCCCGGGCGAGTGGGTGTGCGACGGCAGGGTGGCAGACTGGTGATTCGGCAGGGCTGA
- a CDS encoding zinc-dependent metalloprotease, translating into MTSIGGTEMVDWNLAVATATRFVRPGPEVSRDEARAIVAELRKHAKSSEAHVRAFTRMAQPDATGEAPHDTPVLVVDRPGWIKANVAGFRAVLKPLLAKMEDRRSTVPGGAVLGAVGGKVTGVELGMLLSFLASRVLGQYETFAPASRDLPAAAQGGRLLLVAPNIVHVERELEVAPHDFRLWVCLHEETHRTQFTAVPWLRDHIEGEIQSFLGETDIDPGTLLERLREAAQSLAGAKPEGEEGEDEGRSLVDLVQTPAQREILGRLTAVMSLLEGHADYVMDGVGPDVVPSVAEIREKFQKRRASGAGRLDQALRKLLGLDAKLRQYRDGERFVSAVVEEVGMDGFNRVWTSPNTLPTKQEIAKPADWIARVHRKADGAP; encoded by the coding sequence ATGACGAGCATCGGTGGAACCGAGATGGTCGACTGGAACCTCGCGGTCGCGACCGCGACCCGGTTCGTGCGGCCGGGCCCAGAGGTGAGCCGGGACGAGGCGCGCGCGATCGTCGCCGAGCTGCGCAAGCACGCCAAGTCCTCCGAGGCGCATGTGCGCGCGTTCACGCGGATGGCACAGCCCGACGCGACGGGCGAGGCGCCGCATGACACGCCGGTCCTCGTCGTGGACCGGCCCGGCTGGATCAAGGCGAATGTCGCCGGGTTCCGGGCCGTGCTCAAGCCGCTGCTGGCCAAGATGGAGGACCGCCGCTCGACGGTCCCCGGTGGCGCGGTGCTCGGCGCGGTCGGCGGCAAGGTGACCGGCGTGGAGCTGGGCATGCTGCTGTCGTTCCTGGCCTCGCGGGTCCTCGGCCAGTACGAGACGTTCGCGCCGGCCTCCCGGGATCTGCCGGCCGCCGCACAGGGCGGCCGGCTGCTGCTCGTCGCGCCGAACATCGTGCACGTGGAGCGCGAGCTCGAAGTGGCCCCGCACGACTTCCGGCTGTGGGTGTGCCTCCACGAGGAGACCCACCGCACCCAGTTCACCGCCGTCCCGTGGCTGCGGGACCACATCGAGGGCGAGATCCAGTCGTTCCTCGGTGAGACGGACATCGACCCGGGCACCCTCCTGGAGCGGCTGCGCGAGGCCGCCCAGTCGCTGGCCGGCGCCAAGCCCGAGGGCGAGGAGGGCGAGGACGAGGGCCGCTCCCTCGTCGATCTCGTCCAGACGCCCGCGCAGCGCGAGATCCTCGGCCGGCTGACCGCGGTGATGTCCCTGCTGGAGGGGCACGCGGATTATGTGATGGACGGCGTGGGGCCCGATGTCGTGCCGTCGGTCGCCGAGATCCGGGAGAAGTTCCAGAAGCGCCGGGCCAGCGGTGCGGGCCGGCTGGACCAGGCGCTGCGCAAGCTGCTCGGCCTGGACGCCAAGCTGCGGCAGTACCGCGACGGCGAGCGGTTCGTCAGCGCGGTCGTCGAGGAGGTCGGCATGGACGGCTTCAACCGGGTCTGGACGTCACCGAACACCCTCCCGACCAAACAAGAGATCGCCAAACCGGCGGACTGGATCGCGCGGGTGCACCGCAAGGCGGACGGGGCACCGTAA
- the dacB gene encoding D-alanyl-D-alanine carboxypeptidase/D-alanyl-D-alanine endopeptidase, whose amino-acid sequence MPKTGKWQVRWQSAARSARSATRAAVRSAQTAVATTQQVWHATPRHTQQTWRLTAVSAATGLAVAIVAVAASGPWDSGQRTAERAEAAAMDGASGEHHAPDSRPAPSAPPVLPALGGRAPGAAGRGAAPAPTDAGLADALEPLLKDPALGPLRTASVLDVAAGREVFGEGQGKAATPASTVKLATAVAALSALGPDHRIDTTVVLAGKKRIVLVGGGDPTLTARAPRHGAEEQPANLRTLADATARALKKRHLTKISLGYDTSAYSGPVQHPIGPNENIAPVTALMTDEARLDDSDHGTAPRDADPARTAAGTFADLLHDRGITVDGDPGGAKAPKKPDRIAAVHSLPLSALVERMLTHSDNDIAEALARQTALATRQPASFAGAGKAVRTALQREHLPLSGAVFEDGSGLDRDDKVTAALLSRLLLHASSPDHPALRPVVTGLPVAAFTGTLSNRYRGQSAGAGAVRAKTGTLTGVNTLAGTVVDADGRLLAFSFMTTGTTDPQGAQTALDKLASAVANCGCR is encoded by the coding sequence ATGCCGAAGACCGGAAAGTGGCAGGTCAGATGGCAGTCGGCGGCACGGTCCGCGCGGTCGGCGACGCGCGCGGCGGTCCGGTCGGCGCAGACGGCGGTCGCGACCACGCAGCAGGTATGGCACGCCACACCGCGCCATACCCAGCAGACCTGGCGGCTGACGGCGGTCTCCGCAGCCACCGGCCTGGCGGTCGCGATCGTCGCGGTGGCGGCGTCCGGGCCGTGGGACTCGGGTCAGCGTACGGCCGAGCGCGCGGAGGCGGCCGCCATGGACGGTGCCAGTGGCGAGCATCACGCCCCGGACTCCCGGCCGGCGCCCAGCGCACCGCCCGTGCTGCCCGCGCTCGGCGGCCGCGCGCCCGGCGCCGCGGGCCGTGGCGCGGCCCCCGCACCCACCGACGCGGGCCTGGCCGACGCCCTGGAACCGCTGCTGAAGGACCCGGCGCTCGGCCCGCTGCGGACGGCTTCCGTCCTGGACGTGGCCGCGGGCCGCGAGGTCTTCGGCGAAGGCCAGGGCAAGGCCGCCACCCCCGCCTCCACCGTCAAGCTCGCCACCGCCGTCGCCGCGCTCTCCGCGCTCGGCCCCGACCACCGCATCGACACCACCGTCGTCCTGGCCGGCAAGAAGCGCATCGTCCTGGTCGGCGGCGGCGACCCCACCCTGACCGCCCGCGCCCCGCGGCACGGCGCCGAGGAACAGCCCGCGAATCTGCGCACCCTCGCCGACGCCACCGCCCGCGCCCTCAAGAAGCGCCACCTCACCAAGATCAGCCTGGGCTACGACACCAGCGCCTACTCGGGCCCCGTCCAGCACCCCATCGGCCCGAACGAGAACATCGCCCCCGTCACCGCGCTGATGACCGACGAGGCCCGCCTCGACGACTCCGACCACGGCACCGCCCCACGCGACGCGGACCCGGCCCGCACGGCGGCCGGCACCTTCGCCGATCTGCTCCACGACCGCGGCATCACCGTCGACGGCGACCCCGGAGGCGCCAAGGCCCCCAAGAAGCCCGACCGGATCGCCGCCGTCCACTCCCTGCCGCTGTCCGCGCTCGTCGAGCGGATGCTGACCCACAGCGACAACGACATCGCCGAGGCGCTGGCCCGCCAGACCGCCCTCGCCACCCGCCAGCCGGCCAGCTTCGCCGGTGCCGGCAAGGCCGTGCGCACCGCCCTCCAGCGGGAGCACCTCCCGCTGTCCGGCGCCGTCTTCGAGGACGGCAGCGGCCTGGACCGCGACGACAAGGTCACCGCCGCCCTGCTCTCCCGCCTCCTGCTGCACGCCTCGTCGCCCGACCACCCGGCCCTGCGCCCCGTCGTCACCGGCCTCCCGGTGGCCGCCTTCACCGGCACCCTCAGCAACCGCTACCGGGGCCAGAGCGCAGGCGCCGGCGCCGTACGCGCCAAAACCGGCACCCTCACGGGCGTGAACACCCTGGCCGGCACCGTCGTCGACGCCGACGGCCGCCTCCTCGCCTTCTCCTTCATGACCACCGGCACCACCGACCCCCAAGGCGCCCAGACCGCCCTGGACAAACTCGCCTCAGCAGTAGCCAACTGCGGCTGCCGCTAA
- a CDS encoding inorganic diphosphatase, translated as MEFDVTIEIPKGSRNKYEVDHETGRIRLDRRLFTSTSYPADYGFVENTLGEDGDPLDALVILDEPTFPGCLIKCRAIGMFRMTDEAGGDDKLLCVPASDPRVEHLRDIHHVSEFDRLEIQHFFEVYKDLEPGKSVEGANWVGRTEAEAEIEASFKRLEAQGGAH; from the coding sequence GTGGAGTTCGACGTCACCATCGAGATCCCGAAGGGTTCGCGGAACAAGTACGAGGTGGACCACGAGACCGGTCGGATCCGCCTGGACCGTCGACTCTTCACCTCGACCAGCTACCCGGCCGACTACGGCTTTGTCGAGAACACCCTGGGAGAGGACGGCGACCCGCTGGACGCGCTGGTCATCCTGGACGAGCCGACCTTCCCCGGCTGCCTCATCAAGTGCCGCGCCATCGGCATGTTCCGCATGACGGACGAGGCCGGCGGCGACGACAAGCTGCTGTGCGTGCCGGCGTCCGACCCGCGAGTGGAGCACCTGCGGGACATCCACCACGTGTCGGAGTTCGACCGCCTGGAGATCCAGCACTTCTTCGAGGTCTACAAGGACCTGGAGCCCGGCAAGTCCGTCGAGGGCGCCAACTGGGTCGGCCGCACCGAGGCCGAGGCGGAGATCGAGGCCTCGTTCAAGCGCCTTGAGGCGCAGGGCGGCGCGCACTGA
- a CDS encoding threonine/serine ThrE exporter family protein: protein MASDPQRGQRGQRGTNGSSGGGASDQTGAEDRKPQSDEAHSAFTPPLGVPYPPLPEDEHPTSEFALPAGLRPETPAEQEGSAFSQPSSTTGQTPLPAPVGATAMSAFTPPHGIPAVSLTKEAPWQDRMRTMLRMPVHERPVPERPERGDEDTGPAVPRVLDLTLRIGEILLAGGEGAEDVEAAMFGVAHAYGLERVEPTVTFTLLSISYQPSLVDDPVTASRTVRRRGVDYTRLSAVFRLVDDIASEGITLEEAYRGLAEIRRNRHPYPSWALTVASGLLSGAASMLVGGELLVFLAAALGSMLGDRLAWLASGRGLPEFYQFVVAAMPPAAVGVAFGLAHANVQASAVITGGLFALIPGRALVAGVHDGLTGYYITAAARLLEVGYLIVGIVVGVLSVLYIGLQLNPGLRRLNPEEALGAYNEPVVQITASMLLALAFCVLLQQERHTVAFATLNGGVAWVVYGALHYVAEINPVPATAIGAGLVGLFGQLLSRYRYASALPYVTAAIGPLLPGSATYFGLLNFAQGHLPEGLTSLVQAASLALAIAVGVNLGAEVARLFLRAPGVEEAGARRAAKRTRGF, encoded by the coding sequence GTGGCGTCGGACCCACAGCGCGGCCAGCGCGGCCAGCGCGGCACGAACGGCAGCAGCGGCGGCGGCGCCTCGGATCAGACCGGTGCCGAGGACCGCAAGCCCCAGTCGGACGAGGCCCACAGCGCCTTCACCCCGCCACTGGGCGTGCCCTACCCGCCGCTTCCCGAGGACGAGCACCCCACCTCCGAGTTCGCGCTGCCCGCGGGCCTGCGCCCGGAGACGCCGGCCGAGCAGGAGGGCTCGGCCTTCAGCCAGCCGAGCAGTACCACCGGCCAGACCCCGCTGCCCGCCCCCGTGGGCGCCACGGCGATGAGCGCCTTCACCCCGCCGCACGGCATCCCCGCCGTCAGCCTCACCAAGGAAGCTCCCTGGCAGGACCGGATGCGGACCATGCTCCGGATGCCGGTCCACGAGCGCCCGGTCCCCGAGCGCCCGGAGCGCGGCGACGAGGACACCGGCCCGGCCGTCCCCCGCGTACTCGACCTGACGCTCCGTATCGGCGAGATCCTGCTCGCCGGCGGTGAGGGCGCGGAGGACGTCGAGGCCGCGATGTTCGGCGTCGCGCACGCCTACGGGCTGGAGCGGGTCGAGCCGACCGTCACCTTCACCCTGCTGTCGATCTCCTACCAGCCGTCGCTGGTCGACGACCCCGTCACGGCCAGCCGGACGGTACGGCGCCGCGGTGTCGACTACACCCGGCTGTCCGCGGTCTTCCGGCTCGTCGACGACATCGCCTCCGAGGGCATCACCCTCGAAGAGGCCTACCGCGGCCTCGCCGAGATCCGCCGTAACCGCCACCCCTACCCGAGCTGGGCCCTGACGGTCGCGTCCGGGCTGCTGTCCGGCGCGGCATCCATGCTGGTCGGCGGCGAATTGCTGGTGTTCCTCGCGGCCGCGCTGGGCTCGATGCTCGGCGACCGGCTGGCCTGGCTCGCGTCCGGGCGCGGGCTGCCGGAGTTCTACCAGTTCGTGGTCGCGGCGATGCCGCCGGCGGCGGTGGGCGTCGCCTTCGGTCTGGCCCACGCCAATGTGCAGGCGTCCGCGGTGATCACCGGTGGGCTGTTCGCGCTGATCCCGGGGCGGGCCCTGGTCGCCGGCGTCCACGACGGGCTGACCGGCTACTACATCACCGCCGCCGCCCGTCTGCTGGAGGTCGGCTACCTCATCGTCGGCATCGTCGTCGGCGTCCTCAGCGTGCTCTACATCGGACTCCAGCTGAACCCCGGCCTGCGGCGGCTCAACCCCGAGGAGGCGCTGGGGGCGTACAACGAGCCGGTGGTCCAGATCACCGCGTCGATGCTGCTGGCGCTGGCGTTCTGTGTGCTGCTCCAGCAGGAACGTCACACCGTGGCGTTTGCGACCCTGAACGGCGGTGTCGCCTGGGTCGTCTACGGCGCCCTCCACTACGTCGCCGAGATAAACCCGGTGCCCGCCACCGCGATCGGGGCCGGACTGGTCGGCCTCTTCGGCCAGTTGCTCTCCCGCTACCGCTATGCGTCGGCCCTGCCGTACGTCACCGCGGCCATCGGCCCGCTGCTGCCCGGTAGCGCCACGTACTTCGGGCTGCTCAACTTCGCCCAGGGCCATCTGCCGGAGGGCCTCACCTCCCTGGTACAGGCCGCCTCGCTGGCGCTCGCCATCGCCGTGGGAGTCAACCTCGGTGCCGAGGTCGCCCGGCTGTTCCTGCGTGCCCCCGGGGTCGAGGAGGCCGGCGCACGCCGGGCCGCCAAGCGCACCCGCGGCTTCTAG
- a CDS encoding DedA family protein: MNTLALGPQWLDPDYLIATFGLIGVLVIVFAESGLLIGFFLPGDSLLFTTGLLVTTNKLDKPLWMVCSLIVLAAVLGDQAGYLFGRKVGPSLFKRPDSRLFKQENVEKAHEFFEKHGPKSLILARFVPIVRTFTPIIAGVSRMNYRSFITFNVIGGALWGAGVTLLGASLGKVEFVHKHIELILVAIVLISVVPIAIEYFRARGKSKKAQSAPPHPADRPQGAPADARRGRHAKR; this comes from the coding sequence GTGAATACTCTCGCGCTCGGCCCCCAGTGGCTGGACCCGGACTACCTGATCGCGACATTCGGCCTGATCGGCGTCCTGGTCATCGTCTTCGCGGAGTCCGGCCTGCTGATCGGCTTCTTCCTGCCGGGCGACTCGCTCCTGTTCACCACCGGTCTGCTGGTGACGACGAACAAGCTCGACAAACCGCTGTGGATGGTGTGCTCCCTGATCGTCCTGGCAGCCGTCCTCGGCGACCAGGCCGGCTATCTCTTCGGCCGCAAGGTCGGCCCCTCGCTCTTCAAGCGCCCCGACTCCCGCCTCTTCAAGCAGGAGAACGTCGAGAAGGCGCATGAGTTCTTCGAGAAGCACGGCCCCAAGTCGCTGATCCTGGCCCGCTTCGTCCCGATCGTGCGTACGTTCACGCCGATCATCGCCGGTGTGAGCCGGATGAACTACCGCTCCTTCATCACCTTCAACGTCATCGGCGGCGCCCTGTGGGGCGCGGGTGTCACCCTGCTCGGGGCCTCGCTGGGGAAGGTCGAGTTCGTCCACAAGCACATCGAGCTGATCCTGGTCGCGATCGTGCTGATCTCCGTCGTGCCGATCGCCATCGAGTACTTCCGCGCCCGCGGCAAGTCGAAGAAGGCCCAGTCCGCCCCGCCCCACCCCGCGGACCGCCCGCAGGGCGCCCCCGCCGACGCCCGCCGCGGCCGCCACGCCAAGCGCTGA
- a CDS encoding YbjQ family protein, whose product MGIEEYGGGQRAQSDVLVVTTNDVPGFHVERVIGEVFGLTVRSRHLGSQIGAGLKSMIGGELRGLTKTLVETRNQAMERLVEQARSRGANAVLMFRFDVTEAADVGTEVCAYGTAVVLSPQG is encoded by the coding sequence ATGGGCATCGAAGAATACGGCGGCGGGCAGCGGGCGCAGTCCGACGTCCTGGTGGTGACGACCAACGACGTCCCGGGGTTTCACGTGGAACGGGTGATCGGCGAGGTCTTCGGCCTGACGGTGCGCTCACGGCACCTCGGCAGCCAGATCGGCGCGGGCCTGAAGTCGATGATCGGCGGCGAGCTGCGGGGCCTGACCAAGACCCTGGTCGAGACCCGTAACCAGGCGATGGAACGGCTGGTGGAGCAGGCCCGCTCGCGCGGTGCGAACGCGGTGCTGATGTTCCGCTTCGATGTGACGGAGGCCGCCGACGTGGGCACCGAGGTGTGTGCCTACGGGACGGCCGTGGTGCTCTCGCCGCAGGGCTGA
- a CDS encoding MerR family transcriptional regulator yields MSHSVGQVAAFAGVTVRTLHHYDEIGLLQPGERNHAGHRRYGDDDLDRLQQILFYRELGFPLDEVAALLDDPHTDPQQHLRRQHDLLTARIDKLQKMAAAVEHAMEARRMNVRLTPEEKFEVFGDFDPDEHAAEVEERWGHTEAYKESQRRTAAYTKEDWKRVTEGLDAVHRKMADLLAQGAAADSAAAMDVAEEHRQFICGAYYDCSPEMHTCLGEMYVTDERFTATYEAIRPGLAVYMRDAILANAVRHV; encoded by the coding sequence GTGAGCCATTCGGTAGGGCAGGTAGCGGCGTTCGCCGGTGTGACGGTGCGCACCTTGCACCATTACGACGAGATCGGGCTGCTCCAGCCCGGCGAGCGCAACCACGCAGGTCACCGGCGCTACGGCGATGACGACCTGGACCGGCTGCAGCAGATCCTGTTCTACCGGGAGCTCGGCTTTCCGCTCGACGAGGTCGCGGCCCTCCTGGACGATCCGCACACGGACCCGCAGCAGCATCTGCGGCGCCAGCACGACCTGCTGACCGCACGGATCGACAAGCTCCAGAAGATGGCCGCCGCCGTCGAACACGCGATGGAGGCACGCAGGATGAACGTACGGCTCACACCGGAGGAGAAGTTCGAGGTCTTCGGGGACTTCGACCCCGACGAGCACGCGGCGGAGGTGGAGGAGCGCTGGGGCCACACCGAGGCCTACAAGGAGTCGCAGCGCAGGACGGCCGCGTACACCAAGGAGGACTGGAAGCGGGTGACGGAGGGGCTCGACGCCGTCCACCGCAAGATGGCGGACCTGCTCGCGCAAGGGGCTGCGGCGGATTCCGCGGCGGCCATGGATGTCGCCGAGGAGCACCGGCAGTTCATCTGCGGCGCTTACTACGACTGCTCCCCCGAGATGCACACCTGCCTCGGCGAGATGTATGTCACCGATGAGCGCTTCACCGCCACCTACGAGGCGATCAGGCCCGGCCTCGCCGTCTACATGCGGGACGCGATTCTGGCCAACGCGGTCCGCCACGTGTGA
- the leuE gene encoding leucine efflux protein LeuE yields the protein MLGITDLSTYLVGLALIILLPGPNSLYVVSVAARRGPRVAYRAAAGVLCGDTVLMTLSAGGVASLLQTTPVLFTVVKFAGAGYLTWLAVGMLRGAWALWRGREARRAERGDGASEAPKEAVERPFRRALVVSLLNPKAILFFISFFVQFVDPSYAHPVLSFLTLGAWAQLFSFTYLSVLIFSGTFLAATFRRRRRLTAGLSAGAGAAFLGFAAKLSLASAS from the coding sequence ATGCTGGGGATAACGGATCTGTCCACGTATCTGGTGGGGCTCGCGCTGATCATTCTGCTGCCCGGGCCGAATTCGCTGTACGTCGTGTCGGTGGCGGCCCGGCGCGGCCCGCGGGTGGCGTACCGGGCGGCGGCCGGGGTGCTGTGCGGTGACACGGTGCTGATGACGCTGTCGGCGGGCGGGGTGGCCTCGCTGCTGCAGACCACTCCGGTGCTGTTCACCGTCGTCAAGTTCGCCGGTGCGGGCTATCTGACGTGGCTGGCGGTCGGGATGCTGCGCGGCGCCTGGGCGCTGTGGCGCGGCCGGGAGGCCCGCCGGGCCGAGCGGGGCGACGGGGCGTCCGAGGCGCCGAAGGAGGCCGTGGAGCGGCCGTTCCGCAGGGCGCTGGTGGTCAGTCTGCTCAACCCGAAGGCGATCCTGTTCTTCATCTCCTTCTTCGTGCAGTTCGTGGATCCTTCCTACGCCCACCCGGTGCTGTCGTTCCTGACGCTGGGCGCCTGGGCGCAGCTGTTCAGCTTCACGTATCTGTCGGTCCTGATCTTCAGCGGGACGTTCCTGGCGGCGACCTTCCGCCGCCGCAGGCGGCTGACGGCCGGGCTGTCCGCGGGCGCCGGCGCGGCGTTCCTCGGCTTCGCCGCGAAGCTGTCGCTGGCCAGCGCGAGCTGA
- the wrbA gene encoding NAD(P)H:quinone oxidoreductase, with amino-acid sequence MPVHDVHVAVIYYSSTGTVAELARLIADAAEHAGADVRLRRAAELAPQTAIDANPAWAANAAATADIMEATHEDMLWADAVIFGTPTRFGNVTSQLKQYLDTLGGLWQQGRLADKVYSGFTASATKHGGQESTLLALYQTVHHFGGILVTPGYTDPAKFTDGNPYGTSHVGGPNTPLDDEARTAARIQAERVVKFTKAIKHGLSPAS; translated from the coding sequence ATGCCCGTGCATGACGTCCATGTCGCCGTCATCTACTACTCGTCGACCGGTACCGTCGCCGAGCTCGCACGGCTGATCGCGGACGCCGCCGAGCACGCCGGGGCCGATGTCCGGCTGCGCCGGGCCGCGGAACTCGCCCCGCAGACCGCGATCGACGCCAACCCGGCCTGGGCGGCCAACGCCGCGGCCACGGCGGACATCATGGAGGCCACCCACGAGGACATGCTCTGGGCGGACGCGGTGATCTTCGGGACCCCCACCCGCTTCGGCAATGTGACCTCTCAGCTCAAGCAGTACCTCGACACCCTGGGCGGCCTCTGGCAGCAGGGCAGGCTGGCCGACAAGGTCTACAGCGGCTTCACCGCGAGCGCCACCAAGCACGGCGGCCAGGAGTCCACGCTGCTCGCGCTCTACCAGACCGTCCACCACTTCGGCGGCATCCTCGTGACGCCGGGCTACACCGACCCGGCGAAGTTCACCGACGGCAATCCCTACGGCACCTCCCATGTCGGCGGCCCCAATACCCCGCTCGACGACGAAGCCCGCACCGCCGCCCGCATCCAGGCGGAGCGCGTGGTGAAGTTCACCAAAGCCATCAAACACGGCCTTTCTCCAGCCAGTTGA